A region of Thermus caldifontis DNA encodes the following proteins:
- a CDS encoding pyridoxal phosphate-dependent aminotransferase produces MLDDVLKPIHGGPDGGPEPLYDFSTNANALGPNPVILEYLEAKDPSRYPDPLYRNLRQMLAEAHGVTMEQVAVGTGSSELIHRLARWNYLRGPILLLKPTFSEYARAARALDLPLWEAETPEDFLRLLPRSSLAFLCVPNNPTGEVYPFLEEAAERAGGALVLDLAYYPLLEGPPPLPQEAWLLFGPNKAHGLTGLRAGYLVAPLDLTYFQHLAPSWPVSVYGEALLEGQLDPRAQAWLEESKRELQRLRRLLAQGLRGLGLEVRESPANFLLVRVGRATEVARALRKGGIRVRDATSFGLGEWLRLSAQREEAIQALLQALKEVLARVH; encoded by the coding sequence CCTGAACCCCTTTACGACTTCTCCACCAACGCCAACGCCCTGGGCCCCAACCCCGTGATCCTGGAGTACCTGGAGGCGAAGGACCCAAGCCGCTATCCCGACCCCCTTTACCGGAACCTTCGGCAAATGCTGGCGGAAGCCCACGGGGTCACCATGGAACAGGTGGCGGTGGGCACGGGCAGCAGCGAGCTCATCCACCGCCTGGCCCGCTGGAACTACCTAAGGGGCCCCATCCTCCTCCTGAAGCCCACCTTCAGCGAGTACGCCCGGGCCGCTAGGGCCCTGGACCTACCCCTTTGGGAGGCGGAAACCCCGGAGGACTTCCTAAGGCTTCTTCCGCGAAGCTCCCTGGCCTTTCTTTGCGTGCCCAACAACCCCACAGGGGAGGTTTACCCCTTTTTGGAGGAAGCGGCCGAAAGGGCGGGCGGAGCCTTGGTCCTGGACCTGGCCTATTATCCCCTCCTGGAGGGCCCTCCTCCCCTGCCCCAGGAAGCCTGGCTCCTCTTTGGCCCCAACAAGGCCCATGGCCTTACGGGGTTGCGGGCCGGGTACCTGGTAGCCCCCTTGGACCTCACCTATTTCCAGCACCTGGCCCCTTCCTGGCCGGTTTCCGTGTACGGGGAAGCCCTCCTGGAAGGCCAACTGGACCCCAGGGCCCAGGCGTGGCTGGAGGAGAGTAAAAGGGAGCTCCAAAGGCTTAGGCGCCTTCTGGCCCAGGGCCTGAGGGGCCTGGGCCTCGAGGTGCGGGAAAGCCCCGCCAACTTCCTCCTGGTGCGGGTGGGTCGGGCCACGGAGGTGGCAAGAGCCCTCCGAAAAGGGGGCATCCGAGTGCGGGACGCCACCAGCTTTGGCTTAGGGGAGTGGCTCAGGCTTTCCGCCCAAAGGGAGGAGGCCATCCAGGCCCTTTTGCAAGCCCTAAAGGAGGTCTTGGCCCGGGTACACTGA
- a CDS encoding cobyric acid synthase: MRAKALAIWGTGSGVGKSLLTAGLLRHFRRLGLRVAPFKAQNMSNHARVVAGGEMASAQWLQAMAAGVPPEPRMNPVLLKPMGERGSQVILLGRASPELSRLSWQERRAHLDGTVREALEGLLQEYDLVVMEGAGSPVERNLWPDLPNLKVAEWAGAKALLVADVDQGGALAALYGTWALLGEHRKRLLGFVLNKFRGDLELLKPAYGLLEGWTGVPVLGTLPMLGLELPEEDGFRHRPRPGLGPKVAVLRYPHASNLDEFWPLSELAQLVHARTPEEAEGAWLLILPGSRLPAEDLPWLRGFLPLIQGHLAQNKPVLAVCGGAEMLSEAIWDEEGVEKRGHFPGLGLLPFQVRLERPKTVKERRIRLEGLRGFWSSLNGLEVEGYEIHHGQGLPLLHQEGSLLATWLHGLLENPGVQRALFGKEAKGLEDSLEELAQALENHLDLKALHRALGLGGKPQSLASWPKTPDPPPSPGLLLLLGGAKSGKSRHAQRLAGPLATLIATAEARDEEMAARIARHQAERPPTWQTLEEPLNLVEALAKAHHPTVVVDCLTLWVANLLERGLDPLQEARRFLETLRHSGKRVIAVSNEVGMGIVPAHPLARRYRDLLGEVNALFAREAEEVYLMVAGRALRL, from the coding sequence ATGAGGGCCAAGGCGCTTGCCATCTGGGGCACGGGAAGCGGCGTGGGGAAAAGCCTCCTCACGGCAGGACTCCTCCGCCACTTCCGGCGCCTGGGCCTAAGGGTAGCCCCCTTCAAGGCCCAGAACATGTCCAACCACGCCCGGGTGGTGGCGGGGGGGGAGATGGCCAGCGCCCAGTGGCTCCAGGCCATGGCGGCGGGCGTTCCCCCTGAACCCCGCATGAACCCCGTGCTCCTGAAGCCCATGGGGGAAAGGGGTTCCCAGGTCATCCTCCTGGGCCGGGCCAGCCCGGAGCTGTCCCGCCTGTCCTGGCAGGAACGGCGGGCCCATCTGGATGGGACGGTGCGGGAGGCCCTAGAAGGGCTTCTCCAGGAGTACGACCTGGTGGTGATGGAAGGGGCGGGAAGCCCCGTGGAACGAAACCTTTGGCCCGACCTTCCCAACCTGAAGGTGGCCGAGTGGGCGGGGGCCAAGGCCCTGCTGGTGGCGGATGTGGACCAGGGGGGCGCCTTGGCCGCCCTTTACGGCACCTGGGCCCTCCTTGGGGAACACCGGAAGCGGCTACTGGGGTTCGTGCTCAACAAGTTCCGGGGAGACCTGGAGCTTCTAAAGCCCGCCTACGGGCTTCTGGAGGGGTGGACCGGGGTACCCGTTCTGGGAACCCTACCCATGCTGGGGCTGGAGCTTCCCGAGGAGGATGGGTTCCGCCATCGGCCAAGGCCGGGCCTGGGCCCCAAGGTGGCGGTGCTCCGTTACCCCCATGCCTCCAACCTGGATGAGTTCTGGCCCCTAAGCGAGTTGGCCCAACTGGTCCACGCCCGCACCCCCGAGGAGGCGGAAGGAGCCTGGCTCCTCATCCTTCCGGGAAGCCGGCTACCCGCAGAGGACCTCCCCTGGCTAAGGGGCTTCCTACCCCTGATCCAAGGCCACCTGGCCCAGAACAAGCCGGTGCTGGCGGTCTGCGGCGGAGCGGAGATGCTTTCCGAGGCCATCTGGGACGAGGAGGGGGTGGAGAAACGCGGCCACTTCCCTGGGCTTGGCCTACTCCCCTTCCAGGTGCGGCTGGAAAGGCCCAAGACGGTGAAGGAGAGGCGCATCCGCCTGGAGGGCTTGCGGGGCTTTTGGAGCAGCCTGAATGGCCTCGAGGTGGAGGGGTACGAGATCCACCACGGCCAGGGCCTGCCCCTCCTCCACCAGGAAGGCTCCCTCCTCGCCACCTGGCTCCACGGCCTCTTGGAAAACCCCGGGGTGCAACGGGCCCTCTTCGGTAAGGAGGCCAAGGGGCTGGAGGATTCCTTGGAGGAGCTGGCCCAAGCCCTGGAGAACCACCTGGACCTGAAGGCCCTTCACCGGGCCCTGGGGCTTGGGGGAAAACCCCAGTCCCTCGCCTCTTGGCCAAAGACCCCAGACCCTCCCCCTAGCCCCGGCCTCCTCCTTCTCCTAGGCGGGGCGAAAAGCGGCAAAAGCCGCCACGCCCAACGCCTGGCCGGGCCCTTGGCCACCCTCATCGCCACCGCGGAGGCCCGGGACGAGGAGATGGCGGCCAGGATCGCCCGCCACCAGGCCGAGCGCCCCCCCACCTGGCAAACCCTGGAGGAACCCCTGAACCTGGTGGAAGCCCTGGCCAAGGCCCACCACCCCACGGTGGTGGTGGATTGCCTGACCCTCTGGGTGGCCAACCTTCTGGAAAGGGGCCTGGATCCCTTGCAGGAGGCCAGGCGGTTCCTGGAAACCCTACGCCATAGCGGCAAGCGGGTCATCGCCGTGAGCAACGAGGTGGGCATGGGGATCGTGCCCGCCCACCCCTTGGCCCGGCGCTACCGGGACCTCTTGGGGGAGGTGAATGCCCTTTTCGCCCGGGAGGCGGAGGAGGTTTACCTCATGGTGGCGGGCCGGGCCCTTAGGCTTTAG
- the cobO gene encoding cob(I)yrinic acid a,c-diamide adenosyltransferase produces MEEPKRVKPRGERRGLLLVYTGDGKGKSTAAFGLALRAHGRGLNVRIFQFLKHQGARFGEHRALARLGIPIEGLGDGFTWKSRDLEASKALAQEGWERAKKAILSGEWDLVVLDEATYPLRYGWVSLEEFVDVLKHRPSHVHVVVTGRLAPEALLDVADTVTEMRKVKHAFDQGVPAQRGIEH; encoded by the coding sequence ATGGAAGAGCCTAAGCGGGTGAAGCCCAGGGGGGAGCGGCGGGGCCTCCTTTTGGTCTACACGGGGGACGGCAAGGGCAAAAGCACCGCCGCCTTCGGCCTGGCCCTCAGGGCCCATGGCCGGGGCCTAAACGTTCGCATCTTCCAGTTCCTTAAGCACCAAGGCGCCCGCTTTGGGGAGCACCGGGCCCTGGCCCGGCTGGGCATCCCCATAGAGGGCCTGGGGGATGGCTTCACCTGGAAAAGCCGGGACCTGGAGGCCTCCAAGGCCCTGGCCCAAGAGGGCTGGGAGCGGGCCAAGAAGGCCATCCTCTCGGGGGAGTGGGACCTGGTGGTCCTGGACGAGGCCACCTATCCCTTGCGCTACGGATGGGTTTCCCTGGAGGAGTTCGTGGATGTCCTAAAGCACCGGCCCTCCCACGTGCACGTGGTGGTGACGGGCCGGCTTGCCCCGGAGGCCCTGCTGGACGTGGCCGACACGGTCACGGAGATGCGCAAGGTCAAGCACGCCTTTGACCAAGGGGTTCCGGCGCAAAGGGGGATAGAGCACTAA
- a CDS encoding adenosylcobinamide-GDP ribazoletransferase — protein sequence MLRALRLALGLLTVYPLAPQGTSPEDFRRSTLFFPLAGYALGLPLSLLALLPLPQGFLAALMLACLLGLTGFLHLDGLLDSADALLASRSKEERLRILKDPHLGPFAFGVGGLYLLLLWQALALGPEPLFLLLLPGFARFAILPFLNRYPLLHPGMASLIRGGPVFGAFLLALPFPILYPWPALLALGTAYGVARFAVARLGGINGDILGAMIALSELGGLLGYALWKSLSG from the coding sequence ATGCTCCGCGCCCTGCGCCTGGCCTTGGGCCTTCTCACCGTGTATCCCCTGGCCCCCCAGGGGACCAGTCCGGAGGACTTTCGGCGAAGTACCCTGTTTTTCCCCCTGGCGGGCTATGCCCTGGGGCTTCCCCTATCCCTCTTGGCCCTTCTCCCCCTTCCCCAGGGGTTTTTGGCGGCCTTGATGCTCGCCTGCCTTTTGGGCCTCACGGGGTTTTTGCACCTGGACGGGCTTCTGGACTCCGCCGATGCCCTTTTGGCCTCGAGGTCCAAGGAGGAAAGGCTTCGCATCCTCAAGGACCCCCACCTGGGTCCTTTCGCCTTTGGGGTGGGGGGGCTTTACCTCCTCCTCCTTTGGCAGGCCTTGGCCCTGGGGCCCGAACCCCTTTTCCTCCTTCTCCTCCCCGGCTTCGCCCGCTTCGCCATCCTGCCCTTCCTGAACCGGTATCCCCTCTTGCACCCGGGGATGGCCAGCCTCATCCGTGGGGGGCCGGTCTTCGGGGCCTTCCTCCTTGCCCTTCCCTTCCCCATCCTCTACCCCTGGCCGGCCCTTTTGGCCTTGGGCACCGCTTATGGGGTGGCCCGCTTCGCGGTGGCCCGCCTGGGGGGGATCAACGGGGATATCCTCGGGGCCATGATCGCCCTCTCGGAGCTTGGGGGCTTGTTAGGCTATGCCCTATGGAAGAGCCTAAGCGGGTGA
- the cobT gene encoding nicotinate-nucleotide--dimethylbenzimidazole phosphoribosyltransferase, translating to MGYQEVLQAAKGRMERLTKPPRSLGYLEEVAVRLAAIQGRLRPELGPGAVVVAAADHGVVAEGVSAYPQEVTHQMVLNFLRGGAAINQLAQAADCQVYVLDVGVKGELPDHPGLLKRKVRPGTGNLSKEPAMTLLEAEKALGAGREAAWWAVDRGATVLAAGDMGIGNTTAASALTAALLGLPPEAVVGPGTGVGEEGLRRKREAVARALSRLRPGMEPLQVAAEVGGLELLAIAGIYLEGYERGLPLLLDGFPVSAGALLAFRLNPQIRGHFFAGHKSREPGHRYILEALGLRPLLDLDLALGEGTGAVLAMPLLRAAARILHMATFEEAGVSDRA from the coding sequence ATGGGATACCAGGAGGTTTTGCAGGCAGCCAAGGGGCGCATGGAACGGCTCACCAAGCCTCCCAGGTCCCTGGGCTACCTGGAGGAGGTGGCGGTACGCCTGGCCGCCATCCAGGGGCGGCTTAGGCCAGAGCTGGGCCCGGGGGCGGTGGTGGTGGCCGCCGCCGACCATGGGGTGGTGGCGGAAGGGGTCTCCGCCTACCCGCAAGAGGTTACCCACCAGATGGTCCTGAACTTTCTAAGGGGAGGGGCGGCCATCAACCAGCTGGCCCAGGCAGCGGACTGCCAGGTTTACGTCCTGGACGTGGGGGTGAAGGGGGAGTTACCCGACCACCCCGGATTGCTTAAGCGCAAGGTGCGCCCGGGGACCGGGAACCTGAGCAAGGAGCCCGCCATGACCCTCCTGGAGGCGGAAAAGGCCTTGGGGGCGGGGAGGGAGGCGGCCTGGTGGGCCGTGGACCGGGGGGCCACGGTGCTGGCGGCTGGGGACATGGGCATCGGCAACACCACGGCAGCCAGCGCCCTCACCGCTGCCCTCTTGGGCCTTCCTCCGGAGGCGGTGGTGGGCCCGGGCACCGGGGTGGGGGAGGAGGGGCTTAGGCGGAAGCGGGAGGCGGTGGCCAGGGCCCTGTCCCGCCTACGCCCGGGGATGGAACCCTTGCAGGTGGCGGCGGAGGTGGGAGGGCTGGAGCTTTTGGCCATAGCGGGGATCTATCTGGAAGGGTACGAAAGGGGCCTTCCCCTCCTTTTGGATGGCTTTCCCGTTTCCGCAGGGGCCCTTTTGGCCTTTAGGCTGAACCCCCAGATCAGGGGCCACTTTTTCGCTGGGCACAAGAGCCGGGAGCCCGGGCACCGGTACATCCTCGAGGCCCTGGGCCTAAGGCCCCTATTGGACCTGGACCTGGCCCTGGGGGAAGGAACAGGGGCGGTGCTGGCCATGCCTTTGCTGCGGGCGGCGGCCCGCATTCTGCACATGGCCACCTTCGAGGAGGCGGGGGTTTCCGACCGCGCCTAG
- a CDS encoding histidine phosphatase family protein, which translates to MELWLVRHGETLWNREHRLLGWTDLPLTPTGEAQALSLRGRLPSLPGYSSDLQRALKTASLAGIPSFPTPALREIHFGALEGARWEELEPRYQEALLRFQGFQAPGGESLEAFLERVFRFLEGLRGPALLFTHGGVIRAVLRTLGEDALLPPGSAVVLDWPRRVLDRLEGGS; encoded by the coding sequence ATGGAGCTTTGGCTGGTGCGCCACGGCGAAACCCTCTGGAACCGGGAACACCGCCTCCTGGGATGGACCGACCTGCCCCTCACCCCCACAGGAGAGGCCCAGGCCCTAAGCCTCAGGGGAAGGCTCCCCTCCCTCCCCGGCTACAGCTCGGACCTTCAGCGGGCCCTTAAAACCGCCTCCCTGGCTGGCATCCCCTCCTTCCCCACCCCCGCCCTGCGGGAGATCCACTTTGGCGCCCTGGAGGGAGCCCGTTGGGAGGAGTTGGAACCCAGGTACCAGGAGGCCCTCCTCCGGTTCCAGGGCTTTCAAGCCCCTGGTGGGGAGAGCCTCGAGGCCTTCTTGGAAAGAGTTTTCCGCTTTCTGGAAGGGCTTAGAGGCCCCGCCCTTCTCTTTACCCACGGAGGGGTGATCCGGGCCGTGCTCCGGACCCTGGGGGAGGACGCCCTCCTCCCCCCCGGTAGCGCCGTGGTCCTGGACTGGCCCAGGCGGGTTTTGGACCGATTGGAAGGGGGCTCGTGA
- the cbiB gene encoding adenosylcobinamide-phosphate synthase CbiB → MSLLLALLLDALFGEPPARLHPVVLMGRYLAWAWPRVQGFWGGAFYWSLGAFLFTLPALLLDLLLRPMAWGFLLLGPLLKPLFSLRMLLEEVWGVEASLGRDLEEARARLSRIVSRPTEDLSPEEVREAALESLAENLSDSLLAPLLYYALFGLAGATLYRYANTADAMWGYREHGKRGAFAARADDLLNLVPARITGLLLCPPRLWSRLLVEAKKTPSPNAGFPMAALALRLGVRLRKRGAYALNGQAPSPTHESMPRALFLVGSLGYGVGVALGLLL, encoded by the coding sequence GTGAGCCTCCTTTTGGCCCTCCTTTTGGACGCCCTTTTCGGGGAACCCCCGGCCCGCCTCCACCCCGTGGTCCTCATGGGCCGGTACCTGGCCTGGGCCTGGCCCCGGGTGCAAGGCTTTTGGGGAGGAGCTTTCTACTGGTCCCTTGGCGCCTTCCTCTTCACCCTACCTGCCCTTCTTCTGGACCTCCTCCTTAGACCCATGGCCTGGGGCTTCCTGCTCCTAGGCCCTCTCCTCAAGCCCCTCTTCAGCCTAAGGATGCTCCTGGAAGAGGTGTGGGGGGTGGAAGCCTCCTTGGGCCGGGACCTGGAGGAAGCCAGGGCCAGGCTTTCCCGCATCGTGAGCCGGCCCACAGAGGACCTCTCCCCGGAGGAGGTGCGGGAGGCGGCCTTGGAAAGCCTGGCGGAAAACCTCTCGGATAGCCTCCTGGCCCCCCTCCTCTACTACGCCCTCTTTGGGCTTGCGGGAGCTACCCTTTACCGCTATGCCAACACCGCAGACGCCATGTGGGGCTACCGGGAGCATGGGAAAAGAGGTGCCTTCGCCGCAAGGGCCGACGACCTCTTGAACCTGGTCCCGGCGCGGATCACCGGCCTTCTCCTCTGCCCTCCCCGGCTTTGGTCCCGGCTTCTGGTGGAGGCCAAAAAGACCCCTTCCCCCAACGCCGGCTTCCCCATGGCCGCCTTGGCCTTAAGGCTTGGGGTACGCCTGCGCAAACGAGGGGCCTACGCCTTAAACGGACAGGCCCCCTCCCCCACCCACGAGAGCATGCCCAGGGCGCTGTTCCTGGTGGGTTCGCTGGGCTACGGGGTGGGGGTGGCGCTGGGACTCCTCCTATGA
- a CDS encoding alpha-amylase family glycosyl hydrolase, with amino-acid sequence MGRILAVWVWLSLALAVPVTFRYTPPSGLEVRSVSLRGSFNGWGETPMQKENGSWAVTVDLDPGEHQYKFFINGQWPKDMCHDPTFGTPMVDPMAAGCVDDGFGGQNALIVVQAPVASAPPLGPVALDFVHDPADAQYVSFADGKLSLRFRAGEGAVAAAWVEVGGERLPMHLQLGFPGSEVWRGTLAKGLGAYRIRVRTQDGKEEVFGPFEPPGSPFAEVAWVGEGVGYQIFPERFYNGDLGNDALALETDEYRFNQVWQRSSGPKPHLSRWTDPPSPLHCCHQYFGGDLAGVLLKLPYLHSLGVTLIYFNPLFDSGSAHGYDTHDYLKVSPKFGDKALLRKVLDEAHRLGMRVIFDFVPNHTGLGFWAFQDVVKRGPRSPYWNWYFVKRWPFLPGDGSAYEGWWGLGSLPKLNTANPGVKRYLMEVAKYWIRFGFDGVRVDVPGDVLNPHAFFKEMRAELKAIKPDAYLVAEVWQRDPSWLKGDEFDSLMNYAIGRDILLRYAKGGNLALYNGRRVLSDLARVYALYPEAVAGMGFNLITSHDTARLLTELGGGGLRDVPSPEARARGRLAAAMLYALPGIPVTFQGDECGFTGERPAEPPHELNRYPFQWERCHGETLAFYQALAGLRRELPALRSAVFRTYFGEGHLLAFLRGEPGEGEVLAVFNSGLEATLLPLPPGGWRDPLEGRTYRKEVTIPPLGFRYLVHLGR; translated from the coding sequence ATGGGCAGGATCCTGGCGGTATGGGTATGGCTTAGCCTAGCCCTGGCGGTACCGGTTACCTTCCGCTACACCCCTCCCTCCGGGCTCGAGGTGCGGTCGGTGAGCCTGCGGGGTTCCTTCAACGGCTGGGGGGAAACCCCCATGCAGAAGGAGAACGGGTCCTGGGCGGTGACCGTGGACCTGGACCCCGGGGAGCACCAGTACAAGTTCTTCATCAACGGCCAGTGGCCCAAGGACATGTGCCACGACCCCACCTTCGGCACCCCCATGGTGGACCCCATGGCGGCGGGCTGTGTGGACGATGGCTTCGGGGGTCAGAATGCCCTGATCGTGGTCCAAGCCCCGGTGGCTTCCGCTCCTCCTCTGGGGCCTGTAGCCCTGGACTTCGTCCACGATCCAGCGGACGCCCAGTATGTGTCCTTTGCCGATGGCAAGCTGTCCCTGCGTTTTCGGGCAGGGGAGGGAGCGGTGGCCGCTGCTTGGGTGGAGGTGGGAGGGGAGAGGTTGCCCATGCACCTTCAACTGGGTTTCCCGGGAAGCGAGGTTTGGCGTGGAACCCTGGCCAAGGGCCTGGGGGCCTACCGCATCCGGGTGCGGACCCAGGATGGGAAGGAGGAGGTGTTCGGCCCCTTTGAACCTCCGGGAAGCCCCTTCGCCGAGGTGGCTTGGGTGGGCGAGGGGGTGGGTTACCAGATTTTCCCGGAGCGCTTCTACAATGGCGACCTCGGTAACGACGCCCTGGCCCTGGAAACCGATGAGTACCGCTTCAACCAGGTATGGCAGCGCTCTTCGGGGCCCAAACCCCATCTTTCCCGTTGGACCGACCCCCCTTCGCCCTTGCACTGCTGCCACCAGTACTTCGGTGGGGATCTCGCCGGGGTCCTGTTGAAGCTTCCTTACCTCCACAGCCTGGGGGTGACCCTGATCTACTTCAACCCTCTTTTTGACTCGGGCTCAGCCCACGGTTACGACACCCACGACTACCTGAAGGTTTCGCCCAAGTTTGGTGACAAGGCCCTTTTGCGCAAGGTCCTGGACGAGGCCCACCGCCTGGGCATGCGGGTGATCTTTGACTTCGTGCCCAACCACACCGGTTTGGGCTTTTGGGCTTTCCAAGACGTGGTGAAGCGGGGTCCACGCTCCCCGTACTGGAACTGGTACTTTGTCAAACGGTGGCCCTTCCTGCCGGGCGATGGATCGGCCTACGAGGGGTGGTGGGGGTTGGGAAGCCTGCCCAAGCTGAACACCGCCAACCCAGGGGTCAAGCGCTACCTAATGGAGGTGGCCAAGTACTGGATCCGGTTCGGGTTTGACGGCGTGCGGGTGGATGTGCCCGGGGATGTGCTCAACCCCCACGCCTTCTTTAAGGAGATGCGGGCCGAACTGAAGGCCATCAAGCCCGATGCCTACCTGGTGGCGGAGGTATGGCAGAGGGACCCAAGCTGGCTAAAGGGGGACGAGTTTGACTCCCTTATGAACTACGCCATCGGGAGGGATATTCTCCTGCGTTATGCCAAGGGGGGAAACCTGGCCCTGTACAACGGCCGCCGGGTCCTTTCGGACCTGGCCCGGGTTTATGCCCTTTACCCTGAGGCGGTGGCGGGCATGGGCTTTAACCTCATCACTTCCCACGACACCGCCCGCCTCCTCACCGAGCTCGGGGGTGGGGGCCTGAGGGATGTCCCCAGTCCGGAAGCCAGGGCCCGGGGGCGGCTGGCGGCAGCCATGCTCTATGCCCTTCCCGGGATTCCCGTAACCTTCCAAGGAGACGAGTGCGGTTTTACCGGGGAAAGGCCAGCCGAGCCCCCCCACGAGCTCAACCGCTACCCCTTCCAGTGGGAGAGGTGCCACGGGGAAACCCTGGCCTTCTACCAGGCTCTGGCCGGGTTGCGCCGGGAGCTTCCCGCCTTGAGGAGTGCGGTGTTCCGCACCTACTTCGGCGAGGGCCACCTGCTGGCTTTCTTACGGGGGGAGCCGGGAGAGGGGGAGGTGCTTGCCGTCTTTAACAGCGGCCTCGAGGCCACCCTCCTGCCCTTGCCCCCGGGTGGCTGGCGGGATCCTCTGGAGGGGCGGACCTATCGCAAAGAGGTCACCATACCCCCCCTGGGCTTCCGCTACCTGGTCCATCTGGGCCGGTAG
- a CDS encoding gamma-glutamyl-gamma-aminobutyrate hydrolase family protein encodes MRLIGIATQYRTAEGLMAKRFWGLLEFYLEALSSQGLAYVLLPPQGPEALERILPHLDGLLLPGGGDVDPHRYGEEPHPRLGEVSPERDAHEFLLARYGAEKGLPTLGICRGIQVMNVALGGTLYQDLESQGYHGVQHFQKSPPPALAHGVTLVAESPLSRLFPPSFRVNSYHHQGIKDLGRGLKPLAVAPDGLVEAVALEGHPFFLGVQWHPELLKEHWPLFGLLQP; translated from the coding sequence ATGCGCCTCATCGGCATCGCCACCCAGTACCGCACGGCCGAGGGCCTTATGGCGAAAAGGTTCTGGGGCCTTTTGGAGTTCTATCTGGAAGCCCTGTCCTCCCAAGGCCTGGCCTATGTGCTCCTCCCGCCCCAGGGCCCCGAGGCCCTGGAGAGGATCCTCCCCCACCTGGATGGGCTCCTCCTTCCCGGAGGGGGCGACGTGGATCCCCATCGCTACGGGGAGGAACCCCACCCCCGGCTGGGCGAGGTCAGCCCCGAGCGGGACGCACACGAGTTCCTTCTGGCCCGCTACGGAGCGGAGAAAGGGCTTCCCACCTTGGGGATATGCCGGGGAATCCAGGTGATGAACGTGGCCCTGGGCGGCACCCTTTACCAGGACCTCGAGTCCCAGGGCTATCACGGAGTCCAGCACTTCCAGAAAAGCCCACCCCCTGCCCTGGCCCACGGGGTGACCCTGGTGGCGGAAAGCCCCCTCTCCCGCCTCTTCCCCCCCAGTTTCCGAGTGAACTCCTACCACCACCAGGGGATCAAGGACCTGGGACGGGGCCTAAAGCCCCTGGCCGTGGCCCCGGACGGCCTGGTGGAGGCGGTGGCCCTGGAAGGCCACCCCTTTTTCCTGGGGGTCCAGTGGCACCCGGAGCTCCTTAAGGAACACTGGCCCCTGTTTGGCCTTCTCCAACCCTAG
- a CDS encoding response regulator transcription factor — translation MPGELVLVVEDEPQIADTLERYLRANGFRTERAGDGERALELWRRARPDLILLDLMLPKVDGLEVLKRIRQEDRTPIIVLTAKAEEVDRLLGLELGADDYVVKPFSPREVVARVKAVLRRAQGLVRLPSHVQIGPLQVDLEAFRVRCHGQELALTPFQVRLLYLLASRAGKALTREELLSGLGTEADERTVDAHVKNLRARLGPCATMVETIRGYGYRLRETP, via the coding sequence ATGCCCGGCGAACTGGTTTTGGTGGTGGAAGACGAGCCCCAGATCGCCGACACCCTGGAGCGCTACCTGAGGGCCAATGGCTTTCGGACCGAACGGGCGGGGGACGGAGAGAGGGCCCTGGAGCTCTGGCGGCGCGCGCGGCCCGACCTGATCCTCCTGGATCTCATGCTCCCCAAGGTGGATGGCCTCGAGGTCCTCAAGCGCATCCGACAGGAGGACCGCACCCCCATCATCGTCCTCACTGCCAAGGCGGAGGAGGTGGACCGACTCCTGGGTCTCGAGCTGGGAGCGGACGACTACGTGGTCAAGCCCTTTAGCCCCCGCGAGGTGGTGGCCCGGGTGAAGGCGGTCCTACGCCGGGCCCAGGGCCTGGTACGCTTACCCAGCCACGTACAGATAGGCCCTTTGCAAGTTGACCTGGAGGCTTTTCGCGTGCGGTGCCACGGACAGGAGCTTGCCCTAACTCCCTTTCAAGTGCGCCTCCTTTACCTGTTGGCCAGCCGGGCGGGAAAGGCCCTGACCCGAGAGGAGCTGCTTTCAGGGCTGGGTACCGAGGCCGACGAACGCACCGTGGACGCCCATGTGAAGAACCTGCGGGCCCGTTTAGGCCCCTGCGCCACCATGGTGGAAACCATCCGGGGCTACGGGTACCGCCTGAGGGAGACGCCATGA